From Venturia canescens isolate UGA chromosome 3, ASM1945775v1, whole genome shotgun sequence:
TCTCGCTGATGTCGGTCATCATCTCCTGTGCTCGGGCGGCCTTCACGGCCAATGGATATCCGGGTAACGATTAAAAGCTCTTCCGACTCGGCTGCTCCAGCTTTATGCAATCGCGAAACTcacgtttttcttcttctgtCGGTTCTATCTTAGCTCCGAGTCGATAAGAGTTCTGACGTTGTGCGACTGGCACGAAACGTCCTTCGATCCGGTTGAAACGTTGAGGAAGTTCCCATCTCTCAAGAAATTAACTCTGACTGGGAGCAACGTGATGAATTTGTCGAATTCGTTTCCTGCGGAAGTTCCATTTCTCGAGGTAATTTCATCCCAACGAATTTCCTTTCATCAAATCAATTCGCTTTCGAATGTACTTTCGTACTTCAATAATTTCTCAGTTTCCTTAAATTCGAACTTTCGCATTCATTTTTCTCGCTTCCGATCTTCGCTCATTCAATGACTTTTCTCCACAGAAAATCGTGATAACGGGCACGAGGATTCGAGAGCTTCCTGCGAGCGCCTTCAGGGATTCGACGCACCTGCGAAGCCTCGATCTGAGAAAAAACCAATTGAATTTTATCGATCCGTCAGATTTCAATGCCACGCGGCTGCAACACGTTTATTTGTCCGGTGAGATGACCAATGCGATTCAATGCATTTTCCTAACTTCCGTCCCTTTGACAACTCCTTTTTCTGCTCGTATACGCCCGAAGGTAATCCATGGAAATGCGACGCGAACATGTCGTGGATTCTCGATACAAAGCATTCTGCATTCGGGAGAAAAGTCAGCGACAGAGAGAAAATGCACTGCGGCGCACCTTACGAGGATCGACCGCTGGTGCCCGTCGTCGAAATAATCATAGTGAGCACCCAACGAACATAATTATTGGGATCACGAGCCCAAGTTATTCTCGGCGAACGACTCGCGTGGCGGatttatttccagttcaataaGTGccaatctttaaaaaaatattgccgaaaccttcgaggaaaaaaactcCTGCTGGCTCGCCTTCGTTTTTATGGGCTTGTGATGGgcgaaaaatcgaagaaattttataatcaccaaattttataatcgGAGCATTTGATTCGTAGCTACGGGTATTTCAACCGATTTcaacgcgattatctcagaatcgtctttttttaaaaatacctttgcggtggACGCGATTActgaaaaactattaatcgGATCCATACGAAATTTGCACCATTTATttgttataataatagctaggGCCTGGACggaggatttcgtattttgttggaaaaaaaaattgtaagaaaGAACCAAAAgtttagcacctcaaaaaatgaattttttgttaaagctgtcgccattttttttcaatcaaaattttaacaaatccTTCctccaggcccaagctattgttataataaataagtggtataaattcgGTAttgatcggattaatagttttttagttatcatgcCCACTGCAACtgatgctaaaaaaaaaagtgctactgaaatacagctggagttgcgccattttgagaaattttttgatgaaaaaaatggcacaagtacatgaacatatgtactaatgaatgtcgttcacaatttttcaataaacatttattttcttgttgaaaaaaaaaaaatcaagaaaatcacgttttttcgcccgcTGCAAGCGTATAAAAGGCCTTGAAAATCGATCCAAAAACTATTTACAATTGCGAAATCTCGAAGAATCGAATAAcagtaaaaaatcattattatttttagacACTGAAGGAAGAGTGTAAAAAGACGGTTTGCGACTGTGAATTAGTTTACGTAGTAGGTCGAGTGAGCAGGCAGCCTCGAAGACAGCTCATGGCTTTCGTCACTGTGAATTGCAGCTACCGAGGTCTCACTCAAATGCCGGATTTTTTGCCTGCCAATGCGACCACTCTTCACCTCAAAGGCAACCAGGTACAAGGCACGTTTCCGCAATTAAatagatttcttttttttcattgcacaAATCAATCCCATTCAGATATCGGATTTGACACCTCTGACCACGAATCCTGTCTATAAGCAAGTCATCGATCTCTACATGGACGGAAATCTTATTGAATCGATAACTCACTTGGATGGATCTTATTGGCTCGAGCATTTTCGAGTTCTCAGTCTCCGAGGTAACCGATTAACAGATGTGAGTACACGAAATCCAGGCAATAAAGTAaatcgacgaagaaaaaatttaggTGGCATTTCGATGTTGATTGAATTTGaggaaaagtattgaaaaatcgatgcctcaaagaaatttttgttttctatgaAAGAATCCAAAATTTGGTTGATTCGAACACTTTTTTTGTTGGCTCgagtgaatatttttgaatctACGAAAATGTTGCTGGATCgataaaagtttcgttgaagcaacgaattttatttgttagcTACGATTTTTCGGTTCGACTGAAAAATTCGTTGCGCCAGCAAATTTATCTTTTGAGTGGAGAGGATTGTGGTACGAACATTCATCACGAAAGTATTGATTGGTAGGAAAATCTGGGTGAAACTCGTTGGAGTTTATTCTTGGAACTCACAAAAACACCGGATTTCGTACAATTTCTAAAACGACACGAGTTTTCGTCGTGTGAAAGTCTATTTCCGGCCATCTGGATGCTTCCTCACAAAACGATCGAGTTTTTACGAGCTTGTCATGAGCTGTAAACGTGTCAGTTTTGGCCGGATtgttttccatgaaaacatatGAGATGCTTATGAATAATACACAGTCACGAATTGGCAGAGacagaaataaatataattaatattCATGACGTTGTGTGCTTTCGCAGAACCATAAATTGTCATGTCATCGCGGTTATAAAATACTTCCGGAAAGTTTATTTCGTTTACTCTTTCTTAAACAAAGTTAAAAATGCATCCACTGAGCTCGTcatcgaattatttttaacgttgatatttttaaatacacaCAGCAAgcatttttctcattgtcaAATTAATCAGAACTGAATTcgatggaagtgaaaacaataatttcttttttattccgtGTTTCATAGAccataagaatttcgattttagctttctgaaaatttgataaaaatgcaattgagAATCTTGTCGTCGAGTTTGCATTTGTTGCAAATTCTCTCAACTTAGTTATAACAACGATTAAATTactatttttgcgtttttttttctttttctattcctttcggATTTCGAGTTCCTATTTCGAGttttcaacgaatcaaaaattgaatttttggtatttttttggtccttgagttttattttcttccttaATTTGATTGAAGccataaaatttattgtttttcattctccatACTCAAagatacattttcatgaagtTGCGCTACGAATCCTTGTGAGTCTCCTGCTGGAGTGAAATTCTCATTTATTTACGAATTGTAATTTCAATTTAGTTACCAACATACGCTCT
This genomic window contains:
- the swi2 gene encoding protein singed wings 2, translating into MTDTTALKRVKLGLILLTVSNTNFPIAFGKEHNPCDLQHSLQGRSAEIIADCSLADVGHHLLCSGGLHGQWISGSESIRVLTLCDWHETSFDPVETLRKFPSLKKLTLTGSNVMNLSNSFPAEVPFLEKIVITGTRIRELPASAFRDSTHLRSLDLRKNQLNFIDPSDFNATRLQHVYLSGNPWKCDANMSWILDTKHSAFGRKVSDREKMHCGAPYEDRPLVPVVEIIITLKEECKKTVCDCELVYVVGRVSRQPRRQLMAFVTVNCSYRGLTQMPDFLPANATTLHLKGNQISDLTPLTTNPVYKQVIDLYMDGNLIESITHLDGSYWLEHFRVLSLRGNRLTDLPTYALENVLLQSGSAIRIYLGDNPWRCDCLFTPGFQDLLIRYTNLVKDVNDVRCHSAVNKENLNKQIRDLTRTEICIDPSSLSWLHPLDVLNVILASLIVLIVGKLLYDYWYFKRTGKLPWIVAKIP